The sequence GATGTCTCATATGTTAATCGTTATGAGTTCAATAGTTTTTAATGTAATTTGATGATTAGATGTTGGATTGCCTTCCTTTTTCTTCCCCACTGGTTATATCACCCTCGATGAATTTGTGTTTGCCTCTTATTTTGAGAATTTAtgcatttttcataatttttttttaggattaAGCTACATAATGGATTCAAAGTTAAATCCTAGTTTTTTAGGAATATTAGTGGGGGGAACTCAAATAGTGGGAACTGGGAATGATAGAATGTGGAAAGGTGTTGTTCATCGTATAATGTATATGCAAAGTTGTCTATAATATTCAAGCTATCGATTGTTTGAAAAATTTCTTCGACAGTTAGCCTAAATGACTTGGAATGAGGTGATATATTCTAGTGATTATAAGCTATGGAAGTTTAGAATATGCATTGAGTGCTTTTCAACTTTCTTGAAGAAAAGCCTTGGAAAGTGAATGTATAAATTGAGACTTTGTCAGATGTGTCTTGTAAGCCTTGGAAAGTCCCATTTGAAAATGCACCTAGTGAATGATGGATGATGGATGATGTCTGGCTTCCCTAATTCTTATTCTGGGAATTCCATAGGATGACCATTGCACAAACCAATATACCATCTTGAGTTGATTGAAATAGTTCTTGGTGTTGGATCCTTCATTCCTTGGCCTATGTGCTTGTTAGCTGCATATGGCTTTTTGAAGATGTATATTCTTTTGCATCTGTTGGTTTACCATGATATATCTTCCTATTGTGAATTGATCCTTGGGGaagagttttttcttttttggtaaataattttgtaGCAAGTGAGTTGGTTATATGATCtcagtttctttttgtttcactTTTGATGTTAGAATTATATCTACACTACCActctttttttgaaattactTGGTATTGCACTCCAACATTTTCCCAATTTGGATTATCATTTACAGGTTCTACAAAAGGCTTTGGAAGTATGGGATCTTCAAGTCATCCCTCTTGACTCTCCAGTTGCAGAGCCTGCCCAGATTGACCCCGAGCTggaaaatgcatttatatgccATCTGCACGATCATTGGTTCTGTATTAGGAAAGTGAATGGAGAGTGGTATAATTTCGACAGTTTATATGCGGCTCCACTTCACCTCTCCAAGTTTTATCTTTCAGCATACTTGGACAGTTTAAAAGGCTCTGGATGGAGTATTTTCCTAGTCAGAGGAAACTTCCCAAAAGAATGTCCCATGTCATCGTCTGAAGCTTCTAATGGTTACGGACAATGGCTTTTACCTGAAGATGCTGACAGAATAACTAAATCCTGCAACTCTACGGAGGCACCACTGCCTCCGCCTCACCAAACGAATTGGAGTCAACAGTCTTCTGATCCTTTTAGTTCATATTCAGAGGCAGATATTTCAGAAATGGAAGATGAGGACTTGAGGGCTGCAATAGCTGCCAGCCTGATGGATCCATCCCCAGCCATGACAAATGCTGCAACAACGGCCAGCCTGGCAGATTTATCGTCTCCGGCCATGACAAATCCTGCAATAATGACCAGCCTGGCTGATTCATCTCCAGAGGTGACCAGTGCTGCAATACCGGCCAGCCCAAAGGATTCGCCTCCAGCTGTGACCAATGCCGCAGCTGGCACCcctgaaattgaaaataaaacagGTGAAGGTGAAACAGCATAAAAGAGGAaagtacattatttatttttttgttttttgaattcaTAGTTACTGGTTGAGGGCAATGATCCATGTCAAGTTGGAAGGTTGAACTCGCCCTTGGCTCAAAGGTCATTGTACTTTGACGAGAATACATCTGCCTCATTTTATGAGGTCGAAATTCAAATTAATGTAAAAGCTTGAAAAGATAAACTCCCACCTTCACAATTAGTTTATCCTTGTTAtttacccagaaaaaaaaaaaaaaaacttatcctAGTTTGTTCCTTTTTGACAATGGTTTTTACGTGTTCCAGATGTTAAACTCAGTAATagcattttctttcaaaaaatttctcGAAGGGCAATGTCTCGTTTTCTTGGTTAGTTAGAATATTGATACGAGGAATTTAAAGAAACAAGAAATGTGCCAAATACAATTTGCTTATTcagtcaaaaacaaaaaccccccccaaaaaaaaaaaaaaaaaaaaaaaggggatagagagagagagagagagagagagatggaatATTTCATGTAGTTTTGTGGACAAAGAACATGTGGACTTTGCCTTCCCCTTTGCCTACCTTATTCTGACTTTGCTCGATGTTTCCAAAACTGCTTTGGCCGTCCAACGTATAATTCTTTACAGCATTTTGCCAAATAATCGCTgcctaaaattattattattattttttcaaaaagtctCATTTAAACTAAAGGACGAAAATACCTTCGTTGAAacgccaaaaaagaaaaaagcatcagAAAACCCCCATTGGTTAAGCTTTCCCTTGAACGACTGTGATGCCCTTGACAGTTGAAAGTTCCAAactcaaaactcattgaaagtAAGAAAAAGCACAGCATCACTGGTGATGTAAATGTATTGTCCTTCATTCATgcacttctcttttttttctatctttcgATGTATGtatatgaaatatacataaaattatcttttatatatatttatatatatatatatttagtgtgTATATATGGGAAATCAAAAAGCAAGAAGAGCCATGAGTGGGATACCGCTTTTAGGCTGTAAGTTGTGACCACCACCAACCATACTTTTTTAACAGTTTTCCTATATATAATTCTTGTAACTAAGAaggaacaataataattataataataataataataataataataataaaagttaggATAAAAAAGGGCCATGATAACCCATTGGTTCTCTTTCTTATTCTGAAAGATCATCTCaaaactcttttctttttttggtttagaGATCTGAGTTGGATTCAAGGTTCTATATTTTGGATTTCTTACCAAATGGGTTCATCGGACCGATTGTTTAACAGGCAAAGACGTGTTCATGATATCCTCGGAGCAGGTCTTGGtaagttgaatttgatcatcTTGTATGAACTTCTGCAACTTCTTTTTAAtcatgttttcttctttttaaatcCCTATATTGGAGTTTATCTATTTCAGTAAACTGTTTTAGGCAAAATGAGTTTGCCAAGTATTCATAGTTCATCAAGTTAATTTGTGTTTTTTGCAATAATGGTAATATTTAATCTGATTGTTGCTAtggattttggttttttatggtgttttgaacgttgtaacttttttttttttggtggttgtgAACAGTTGCAGATGTGATTTTGTGGAGAAGAAAGAATGTGACAGTGGGGATACTTCTAGTAACTCTGGCTGCTTGGGTGGTTTTTGAGAGATCTGGTTATACTCTCTTATCCCTTGTTTCTAGTGTTTTCCTCCTCCTCATTATCATTCTCTTCCTCTGGGCCAAATCTGCAGCAATTCTTAACCGGTAATTCCTACTTCACTTTTCAaggacaaaaaacaaaaaataataataatttgaccCTTATTATATGTCATTTGGCAATGCATCGACTTCTATGTACATGATAAAAATCACTGGTAGACGATCATTTGAGGAATTAATCATCAAAGCAATCTGCATATGAACtcagtttttctttatttatttactcttaCTTTTTACCTGGTTTTACACATGGTGGTCTTTTCAAGTATTAGTTCTTCATTCTGGTGTAAGCGTTTTCGAATTTGATTGCATTATTCACAGACAGCATTCATTCATTTTTCTCACTCCATTTTGTGCAAAATTCAGGTGATTAGATGTTCATCAAGTCGTTTTTGCAATGTATTAAACATACTGCATAATGGTGGGGATTTTCCATGGTAGATgttgtttttgaaaaagaacTCGGACATCCAACTGATGAACTGAACTCTGTCttgggaaatttaatttcttttgagaTTATTAAAGGTTCATTACTAAGCTTtgtctcaaaatttaaaaatggtgGACATTGAATGTCTAAGATAAGTATATAAGGTATACTTCTGAGCAAAACACAATCTAGCAGGTCACTTTCAAAACAATGGTTTCAGTTAATTTTCAAGTCTGCTGGTTGAAGATGATAGTTTTGAGTTCTGGTTGATCCTTTTAGTGTTTCTTTCTAAATTAGCTTTTCAGTATTCAGTAAGACTGCAAGTACACAAACATTTTAACCCTTCtctttccccc comes from Ziziphus jujuba cultivar Dongzao chromosome 6, ASM3175591v1 and encodes:
- the LOC107430751 gene encoding reticulon-like protein B12 isoform X1 — translated: MYVYEIYIKLSFIYIYIYIYLVCIYGKSKSKKSHEWDTAFRLDLSWIQGSIFWISYQMGSSDRLFNRQRRVHDILGAGLVADVILWRRKNVTVGILLVTLAAWVVFERSGYTLLSLVSSVFLLLIIILFLWAKSAAILNRPAPPLPELHLSEEMVNEVAAMIRTHVNNFLSVSQDIALGKDSRLFFKVAACLWLISFVGGLTDFLTLGYVGLVIILTIPALYERYEDYIDKYVIMGYRKLRQFCVLIDQKSLIRFQNLDLEKKKLS
- the LOC107430757 gene encoding ataxin-3 homolog, translating into MMMMEGASNGGMLYHEVQESKLCAVHCVNTVLQGPFFSEFDLAALASDLDRKERQMMLEGGASSGDFLSEESHNVSLDGDFSIQVLQKALEVWDLQVIPLDSPVAEPAQIDPELENAFICHLHDHWFCIRKVNGEWYNFDSLYAAPLHLSKFYLSAYLDSLKGSGWSIFLVRGNFPKECPMSSSEASNGYGQWLLPEDADRITKSCNSTEAPLPPPHQTNWSQQSSDPFSSYSEADISEMEDEDLRAAIAASLMDPSPAMTNAATTASLADLSSPAMTNPAIMTSLADSSPEVTSAAIPASPKDSPPAVTNAAAGTPEIENKTGEGETA